The proteins below are encoded in one region of Clostridium pasteurianum DSM 525 = ATCC 6013:
- the mfd gene encoding transcription-repair coupling factor has product MRFRGLIQPLRESKEFINVMYNINKSKFPIEVSGLSESGRSYFIYTIYEEINRPLVVVADNDVEAKKIYEDLSLYLSNVYYFPTKEIVFYNLDAVSGDLRWERIKVIREILTKGRKIVVTSIEAFSPYYVPVELYRKYSYNLGLGDAIDLEKFSKELILSGYERVETVDSKGQFSIRGGIFDIFPPISNMPYRIEFFGDEIDSIRTFNTGSQRSIEKVNKIDIFPAKEIVLEEGNIKTGYNFIKQELDNVLEKIKEKGNEESQKKIGSIIKRNLETLKESSTFETIDSFLPFFYEKPSTFFDYIEDAIVIVEDDLRCKGKLNSVYFEFQENYKSFLEKGDILPSQGKLLFPQEEVYEMLNNNKVINMTAIEKSKGFLRSTYCENFREITLSNFGGVLELLINEIKDKKDKGYKTVILCGSKPRGERLVNTLRDRGIESSYRNEIQNIQFGEIIITFGSLNKSFEYPDLKLCVISDKEIFGESKRRSKKKPQKGVSKIKSFAELKPGDYIVHVNHGIGVYKGIEQLEVEGHKKDYLELTYSGDDKLFVPVEQLDLVQKYIGSDGNSPKINKLGGNEWSKAKNKVRKSINEIAEELVKLYAIRSTLKGYTYSNDTVWQKQFEDEFPYDETPDQLSAIEDIKQDMEVGKVMDRLLCGDVGYGKTEVAVRIAFKAVMDGKQVAFLVPTTILAEQHYTNFKKRFSDFPVKIDMISRFRTSAQQKSTIKALKEGNVDILIGTHRILQKDVQFKDLGLLIVDEEQRFGVTHKEKIKNLKKNIDVLTLTATPIPRTLHMSLTGVRDISVMETPPEERYPVQTYVVEYNDQLIRDAIMRELNRGGQVFFVYNRVETINDMAGTLAKLLPEAKIAVAHGQMTERELETEMLGFMNKEYDILLCTTIIETGIDIQNVNTMIIYDADRMGLSQLYQLRGRVGRTNRMAYAYFTYRKDKVLTEVAEKRLKAIKEFTELGSGFKIAMRDLEIRGAGNMMGSAQHGHMASIGYDLYCRMLEDAIKQYKGDIEKEPIETFIDIKVDAYIPNSYIKNEIQKIEIYKKIASIESKDEFLDIQEELEDRYSDIPPSVSNLMHIAYIKSLARQLGVIDIKDKKDFINVKFNDKDRITDCLVKNLIKDYNKSIIFKVDDKPMIIYNLKNLKREELLNNLTKLFQYMIDVINN; this is encoded by the coding sequence ATGAGGTTTAGGGGGCTTATCCAGCCTTTAAGAGAAAGCAAAGAGTTTATAAATGTCATGTATAATATAAATAAAAGTAAGTTTCCAATTGAAGTATCGGGGTTATCTGAGTCTGGGAGAAGTTATTTTATCTATACTATATATGAAGAAATAAATAGGCCTCTTGTGGTTGTAGCAGATAATGATGTAGAGGCAAAAAAAATATATGAAGATCTATCTTTATATTTATCAAATGTATATTATTTTCCTACTAAAGAAATAGTTTTTTATAATTTAGATGCAGTTTCAGGTGATTTGAGATGGGAAAGAATAAAGGTCATAAGAGAAATACTTACTAAAGGTAGAAAAATAGTAGTTACTTCAATTGAAGCTTTTTCACCTTATTATGTTCCTGTAGAATTATATAGAAAATATTCATATAATCTTGGATTGGGAGATGCTATTGATTTAGAAAAATTTAGTAAAGAACTCATTTTATCAGGTTATGAGAGAGTGGAAACTGTAGATAGCAAAGGACAATTTTCTATAAGAGGAGGAATATTTGATATATTTCCACCAATATCTAATATGCCCTATAGAATTGAATTCTTTGGAGATGAGATTGACTCTATAAGAACTTTTAATACAGGATCCCAAAGAAGTATTGAGAAAGTGAATAAAATTGATATATTCCCAGCAAAAGAAATTGTTTTAGAAGAAGGTAATATTAAAACAGGATATAATTTTATAAAGCAAGAACTTGACAATGTATTAGAAAAGATTAAAGAAAAAGGTAATGAAGAATCTCAAAAGAAAATAGGTAGTATAATAAAAAGAAATTTAGAAACTTTAAAAGAATCTTCTACCTTTGAGACTATAGATAGTTTTTTACCTTTCTTTTATGAAAAACCATCTACATTTTTTGACTATATTGAGGATGCAATAGTAATAGTTGAAGATGACTTAAGGTGTAAAGGAAAGTTAAATAGTGTATATTTTGAATTCCAAGAAAATTATAAATCATTTCTTGAAAAAGGAGATATATTACCTAGTCAAGGAAAACTTCTTTTTCCACAAGAAGAAGTTTATGAGATGTTAAATAACAATAAAGTAATTAATATGACTGCAATTGAAAAATCTAAAGGATTTCTTAGAAGTACATATTGTGAGAATTTTAGAGAAATAACTTTAAGTAATTTTGGTGGAGTTCTTGAATTACTTATAAATGAAATTAAGGATAAAAAAGATAAAGGATATAAGACTGTTATATTATGCGGAAGTAAGCCGAGAGGAGAAAGATTAGTAAATACACTTAGAGATAGAGGCATAGAGAGCAGTTATAGAAATGAAATACAGAATATACAATTTGGAGAAATCATAATTACCTTTGGAAGTCTTAACAAAAGTTTTGAATATCCTGATTTAAAACTTTGTGTTATTTCTGATAAGGAAATTTTTGGTGAGTCAAAAAGAAGGTCAAAAAAGAAACCTCAAAAAGGTGTAAGTAAAATAAAGAGTTTTGCTGAGCTTAAACCAGGGGATTATATAGTTCATGTAAATCATGGAATAGGAGTATATAAAGGTATAGAGCAGCTGGAAGTTGAAGGGCATAAGAAAGATTATTTAGAATTAACTTATTCTGGTGATGATAAATTATTTGTTCCAGTAGAACAATTGGATTTAGTGCAAAAATATATAGGCAGTGATGGAAATTCTCCAAAAATAAATAAACTTGGAGGTAATGAGTGGAGTAAGGCAAAAAATAAAGTTAGAAAATCCATTAATGAGATAGCAGAAGAACTGGTTAAATTATATGCCATAAGATCTACATTAAAAGGATATACCTATTCAAATGATACTGTTTGGCAAAAACAATTTGAAGATGAATTCCCTTATGATGAAACTCCAGATCAGTTAAGTGCTATAGAGGACATAAAGCAGGATATGGAAGTCGGAAAAGTTATGGATAGGTTATTGTGTGGTGATGTAGGATATGGTAAGACAGAAGTTGCAGTGAGAATAGCCTTTAAAGCAGTTATGGATGGAAAACAAGTGGCCTTTTTAGTTCCTACTACTATACTTGCGGAACAACATTATACAAATTTCAAAAAGAGATTTTCTGATTTCCCTGTAAAGATAGATATGATAAGCAGATTTAGAACTTCTGCTCAGCAAAAATCTACAATAAAAGCCCTGAAGGAAGGGAATGTAGATATACTTATAGGGACTCATAGAATATTACAAAAGGATGTACAATTTAAAGATCTAGGACTTTTAATTGTAGATGAAGAACAGAGATTTGGAGTAACACACAAGGAAAAAATTAAAAATTTGAAGAAAAATATAGATGTATTGACACTTACAGCAACACCTATACCTAGAACTCTTCATATGTCTCTTACAGGGGTTAGGGATATAAGTGTTATGGAAACCCCTCCAGAAGAGAGATATCCAGTACAGACTTATGTAGTTGAATATAATGATCAACTTATAAGAGATGCTATTATGAGAGAATTAAATAGAGGTGGACAGGTATTTTTTGTATATAATAGAGTTGAAACTATAAATGATATGGCAGGAACTTTAGCTAAATTGCTGCCAGAAGCCAAGATAGCGGTGGCACATGGACAAATGACGGAAAGAGAATTGGAAACTGAAATGCTAGGTTTTATGAATAAAGAATATGATATACTTTTATGCACTACTATAATTGAAACTGGTATTGATATTCAAAATGTTAATACAATGATTATATATGATGCAGATAGAATGGGATTATCTCAACTTTATCAGCTTAGAGGACGAGTAGGAAGAACAAATAGAATGGCTTATGCTTATTTTACTTATAGAAAAGATAAAGTATTAACTGAGGTGGCAGAAAAGAGATTAAAAGCAATAAAGGAATTTACAGAGCTTGGTTCTGGATTTAAAATAGCTATGAGAGATTTAGAAATAAGAGGTGCCGGTAATATGATGGGATCGGCCCAACATGGTCATATGGCTTCAATAGGTTATGATTTGTATTGTAGAATGCTTGAAGATGCTATAAAACAATATAAAGGCGATATAGAAAAAGAACCTATTGAGACTTTTATAGATATCAAAGTGGATGCATACATACCAAATTCTTATATAAAAAATGAGATTCAAAAAATAGAAATTTATAAGAAGATTGCTTCTATTGAATCAAAAGATGAATTCTTAGATATACAGGAAGAATTAGAAGATAGATACTCCGATATACCTCCTTCTGTTTCTAATTTAATGCATATTGCTTATATTAAATCCTTGGCAAGACAGTTAGGTGTAATTGATATTAAAGATAAAAAAGATTTTATAAATGTTAAATTTAATGATAAAGACAGAATTACTGATTGCCTGGTGAAAAATTTAATTAAAGATTATAACAAGAGTATAATTTTTAAAGTTGATGATAAACCTATGATTATATATAATTTAAAAAACTTAAAGAGAGAAGAACTTTTAAATAATTTGACTAAACTATTTCAATATATGATAGATGTAATTAACAATTAA
- a CDS encoding response regulator transcription factor has protein sequence MEGTLGTILIIDDDENIADIIKIYLESSGYNTRLCYDGKEAMNTFIECKPDLVLLDVMLPHVDGIDVLKSIRKEYETPVIMLTAKGETFDKVLALELGADDYIVKPFEAKELIARVKAVLRRYNTDNRGKEKLNFDGLLIDINSYAVVYNGEEIKMPPKEFELLYYLANNRNRVFTREQLLCEVWGYDYPGDSRTVDVHVKRLREKLQGGANWQIQTVWGVGYKFEVK, from the coding sequence ATGGAAGGAACATTAGGAACAATTCTAATTATTGATGATGATGAAAATATAGCAGATATAATAAAAATATATCTAGAAAGTTCAGGATATAACACAAGGCTTTGCTATGATGGTAAAGAAGCAATGAATACTTTTATTGAATGTAAACCAGATCTAGTTCTCTTAGATGTGATGCTTCCACATGTGGATGGTATAGATGTATTAAAGAGCATAAGAAAAGAATATGAAACTCCTGTAATTATGCTCACTGCGAAGGGAGAAACTTTTGATAAAGTATTGGCACTAGAACTTGGAGCAGATGATTATATTGTTAAACCTTTTGAAGCAAAAGAGCTTATAGCAAGAGTTAAAGCTGTATTAAGAAGATACAATACAGATAATAGAGGTAAGGAAAAATTAAATTTTGATGGATTGCTAATTGATATAAATTCTTATGCTGTTGTGTATAATGGTGAAGAAATAAAGATGCCTCCAAAGGAATTTGAATTATTGTACTATCTTGCAAACAATAGAAATAGAGTATTTACAAGGGAACAACTTTTGTGTGAAGTATGGGGATATGATTATCCAGGAGATTCTAGAACTGTAGATGTACATGTTAAAAGGTTGAGAGAAAAACTTCAAGGTGGGGCAAATTGGCAAATTCAGACTGTATGGGGTGTTGGATATAAATTTGAGGTGAAGTAG
- a CDS encoding S1C family serine protease: MKDDNRIIKEVEWHQINTKEEEDLRGKIKFRKKNRRYIFIKICKGMIFVLIAAFSGGITGGYIASKIYSNEMNTNNSSSFQSDNTSKNTNNSINPITKVAGAVSQCVVGINNSNDSILGDESSSYSGSGIIFKSDGYIVTNYHVIKDTSRHLVKLSNGKDSKPLNASVVGYDAMSDLAVLKVDSANLPAAVFGDSSKVQVGDTAIAIGNPLGEEFSGSVTAGIISAINRKIRIQDPSTGITTTYNVFQTDAAINPGNSGGALCNESGEVIGINSLKIGANENVEGMGFAISINEAKKIINSIMKNGRVIRPYLGIQLENYISEDKKIKGVLIKQVKDNTGAARAGIKVDDIMVEFDSVKLESKSELQDIMDRHKVGDIIPCKVIRNGKTVKFSVKLSERPPSDS, encoded by the coding sequence TTGAAAGATGATAATAGGATTATTAAAGAAGTGGAATGGCACCAAATAAATACAAAAGAAGAAGAGGATTTGAGAGGGAAAATAAAATTTAGAAAAAAAAATCGTAGATATATCTTTATAAAAATTTGCAAGGGAATGATTTTTGTTTTAATTGCTGCTTTTTCAGGAGGAATAACTGGCGGTTACATTGCAAGTAAGATATACAGCAATGAGATGAACACTAATAATTCGTCTTCTTTTCAAAGTGACAATACTTCTAAAAATACTAATAATAGTATAAATCCTATTACTAAAGTAGCTGGAGCAGTAAGTCAGTGCGTAGTAGGTATAAATAATAGCAATGATAGTATTTTAGGGGATGAAAGCAGTAGCTATAGTGGATCAGGAATAATTTTTAAATCTGATGGATATATCGTGACAAATTATCACGTTATTAAAGATACAAGTAGACATTTGGTAAAATTGTCTAATGGTAAAGATTCTAAGCCCCTGAATGCCAGTGTAGTAGGATACGATGCTATGTCTGATTTGGCCGTTCTTAAGGTGGATTCTGCCAATTTGCCAGCAGCAGTTTTTGGAGATTCTTCTAAAGTGCAGGTAGGAGATACTGCTATTGCTATAGGAAATCCTTTAGGAGAGGAATTCTCAGGTTCTGTTACAGCTGGAATCATAAGTGCTATAAACAGAAAAATAAGGATACAGGATCCTTCTACAGGAATAACTACAACTTATAATGTTTTTCAGACGGATGCAGCTATAAATCCAGGGAATAGTGGAGGAGCACTATGTAATGAAAGTGGAGAAGTTATAGGTATAAACAGCTTAAAAATAGGAGCCAATGAAAATGTAGAAGGTATGGGATTTGCTATATCTATAAATGAGGCAAAGAAAATAATAAACTCTATTATGAAAAATGGTAGAGTTATAAGACCTTATTTAGGTATTCAACTTGAAAATTATATATCTGAAGATAAAAAGATAAAAGGTGTTTTAATAAAACAAGTTAAAGATAATACTGGAGCAGCAAGAGCTGGGATAAAGGTAGATGATATAATGGTGGAATTTGACAGTGTAAAGCTAGAATCCAAAAGTGAACTTCAGGATATAATGGATAGACATAAAGTTGGAGATATAATACCTTGTAAAGTGATTAGAAATGGTAAAACTGTAAAATTTAGCGTTAAATTATCGGAAAGACCACCTTCCGATAGCTGA
- a CDS encoding putative polysaccharide biosynthesis protein, with product MKKQSLIKGTVILGAAGIFARFLGIFFRWPLIMLIGDEGIGYYQMSYPMYMFFIAVASGIPVAISKMVSERNAIGDKDGAVLVLRKALILMLVIGGGFTAFILIFSSKLIVFLNWDRKSYYSLIAIAFAPLLISIVSAFRGFFQGMQNMNPTAMSQIFEQLGRVIVGVGLAYILLPRGIEYSAGGAAFGAVAGAFVAGIYLINRYISVRKEFKAVKYKKNYDIMSKLLYIAIPISIGSAVSSIMSLLDSIIVPQKLITAGFSYREATILYGQLTGKAFVLVNVPLTLSIALCASLVPIISEAYILNRKKEVLHKLQLAIKVSMVISIPSFCGLFFMAGPILSLIFPGHGDGYLILKYLSICIPFIVLAQTSTAILQGIGKYFCPVVNLLLGCIVKVAITSLLVKIPGINIYGAITGTIFGYVMASMLNMIFIKKYLNVKVNLYESIIKPAYASIIMMIIVVFIYSNVYNNTMSNGIACFISIFFGVIVYLILIMIFGIFSYRQIKRRIARKR from the coding sequence ATGAAAAAACAATCTCTTATTAAAGGAACTGTAATTTTAGGGGCAGCAGGTATTTTTGCTAGATTTTTAGGAATATTTTTTAGATGGCCTCTTATAATGTTAATAGGTGATGAGGGAATAGGATATTATCAAATGTCATATCCTATGTACATGTTTTTTATAGCTGTTGCATCAGGGATACCTGTAGCTATTTCAAAGATGGTTTCAGAAAGAAATGCAATAGGTGACAAAGATGGAGCAGTTTTAGTTCTTAGAAAAGCTCTTATCCTTATGCTGGTAATTGGAGGTGGATTTACAGCTTTTATTTTAATATTCAGTAGTAAATTAATAGTCTTTTTAAATTGGGATAGAAAATCCTATTATTCCTTAATTGCTATTGCATTTGCTCCTTTATTAATATCTATAGTAAGTGCTTTTAGAGGATTTTTTCAAGGAATGCAAAATATGAATCCTACAGCAATGTCACAAATATTTGAGCAATTGGGGAGAGTGATCGTAGGTGTTGGACTTGCATACATACTTTTACCTAGAGGGATAGAATATTCGGCAGGTGGAGCTGCTTTTGGTGCAGTAGCAGGAGCATTTGTGGCGGGCATATATTTAATAAATAGATATATTTCTGTTCGAAAAGAATTTAAAGCAGTTAAGTATAAAAAAAATTATGATATAATGAGCAAATTATTATATATCGCAATACCTATTTCTATTGGATCTGCTGTAAGTAGTATAATGAGTTTACTGGATTCTATAATTGTTCCACAAAAACTTATTACCGCCGGTTTCAGCTATAGAGAAGCCACAATACTTTATGGACAACTTACTGGCAAGGCTTTTGTATTAGTTAATGTACCATTAACATTGTCTATTGCACTTTGTGCATCTTTAGTTCCAATAATATCAGAAGCATATATATTGAATAGAAAAAAGGAGGTTTTACATAAACTTCAGTTAGCTATAAAAGTTTCTATGGTTATTTCAATACCATCCTTCTGTGGATTGTTTTTTATGGCCGGTCCCATATTAAGTTTAATATTTCCTGGACATGGAGATGGATATTTGATTTTAAAATATTTGAGTATTTGTATACCCTTTATAGTTCTTGCCCAAACGAGTACTGCTATATTACAGGGGATTGGGAAATATTTTTGCCCTGTAGTAAATTTACTTTTGGGTTGTATTGTAAAAGTTGCAATAACTTCATTATTGGTTAAAATACCCGGAATAAACATATATGGAGCCATAACAGGAACAATATTTGGATATGTTATGGCATCTATGCTCAATATGATATTTATTAAAAAGTACTTGAATGTAAAAGTTAATCTATATGAAAGTATAATAAAACCAGCCTATGCATCTATAATTATGATGATTATAGTTGTATTTATTTATTCAAATGTCTATAATAATACAATGAGTAATGGTATTGCTTGCTTTATATCCATATTTTTCGGGGTTATTGTATATCTTATATTAATAATGATATTTGGAATATTCAGTTACAGACAAATAAAAAGAAGAATAGCTAGAAAACGATAA
- the pth gene encoding aminoacyl-tRNA hydrolase, with product MYLIVGLGNPGKEYENTRHNVGFDVLDLLCDKYNIDMNRIKFKGMYGEGKIENEKVIFLKPMTFMNLSGESVKEVCAFYKIPNKNIIVIYDDISLDIGRMRIRKSGSAGGHNGIKNIIFNLSTDIFSRIKIGVGEPKGDLVSHVLGKFSEDDRLEVEKVFNAAVKAINCIITDGVYEAMNSFNGLKL from the coding sequence GTGTATTTAATAGTAGGCTTAGGTAATCCTGGTAAGGAATATGAGAATACTCGCCATAATGTAGGATTTGATGTTTTGGATTTACTTTGTGACAAGTATAATATTGACATGAACAGGATAAAATTTAAAGGAATGTATGGAGAAGGGAAGATAGAAAATGAAAAAGTGATTTTTTTAAAACCTATGACTTTTATGAATTTAAGTGGAGAGAGTGTTAAAGAAGTCTGTGCTTTTTATAAGATCCCCAATAAAAACATAATAGTTATATATGATGATATCAGCCTTGATATAGGTCGGATGAGAATAAGAAAGAGTGGCAGTGCTGGAGGTCATAACGGTATAAAAAATATAATATTCAATCTTTCTACAGACATTTTTTCAAGAATTAAAATTGGTGTAGGTGAACCTAAAGGAGATTTAGTATCTCATGTTCTTGGTAAATTTTCAGAAGATGATAGATTAGAAGTAGAGAAAGTGTTTAATGCAGCTGTTAAAGCAATAAATTGTATAATAACTGATGGTGTATATGAAGCAATGAATAGTTTTAATGGACTTAAGCTTTAA
- a CDS encoding peptidylprolyl isomerase, with protein MKNIKKIISFSIIAILAIVMSGCNMIAKTEQGIMNSTVAKVNDEKITRGQLEDNWQMKSVINQIKQQYGTNYTSNDQAVELLKQQKETILDQMITEKLLLQKAKELKLVPSDSEINKEIQKQYDSTKSQYKTDEEWKNALSQNGLTENVLKEQIKNSIIMNKVSDNITKDVKVTDKQIEDYYNANKNKYTTEPNKIHLAHILVKTENEAKSVKARIDKGEDFGKVAKEVSTDTGSKDNGGDLGDLEEENSGLDATFLKAALALKPGEVSNPVQTQYGWHVIKCISRNQYPVKKLDEVKDEIKNTLLTNAKQDKITTTLDKWKKEAKIKQYENNLN; from the coding sequence TTGAAAAACATTAAGAAAATCATATCATTTTCAATTATTGCTATATTGGCTATAGTGATGAGTGGATGTAATATGATTGCAAAAACAGAGCAAGGTATTATGAATAGTACAGTAGCAAAAGTAAATGATGAAAAGATAACAAGAGGACAGCTGGAAGATAATTGGCAGATGAAAAGTGTAATTAATCAAATTAAACAACAGTATGGAACTAACTATACTAGTAATGATCAAGCAGTAGAATTGTTAAAGCAGCAAAAAGAAACAATACTTGACCAGATGATTACAGAAAAATTACTTCTTCAAAAGGCAAAAGAATTAAAACTTGTACCTTCTGATTCTGAGATAAATAAAGAAATACAAAAACAATATGATTCTACAAAATCTCAGTATAAAACTGATGAGGAATGGAAAAATGCCTTGAGCCAAAATGGGCTTACGGAGAATGTTTTAAAAGAGCAAATAAAAAATTCTATTATAATGAATAAAGTCAGTGATAATATAACTAAAGATGTAAAAGTCACAGATAAACAAATTGAAGATTACTATAATGCAAATAAAAATAAATACACTACTGAACCAAATAAAATACATCTTGCTCATATATTGGTGAAAACAGAAAATGAAGCTAAAAGTGTAAAAGCTAGAATTGATAAAGGAGAGGATTTTGGAAAAGTAGCGAAGGAGGTTTCTACTGATACAGGAAGTAAAGATAATGGTGGAGACTTAGGAGATTTAGAAGAAGAAAATTCAGGGCTTGATGCTACTTTTTTAAAGGCTGCATTGGCACTAAAGCCAGGAGAAGTATCTAATCCAGTTCAAACTCAGTATGGATGGCATGTAATAAAGTGTATATCAAGAAATCAATACCCTGTTAAAAAGCTTGATGAAGTAAAAGATGAAATAAAGAATACTTTATTAACTAATGCTAAACAGGACAAAATAACAACTACATTAGATAAGTGGAAGAAAGAGGCAAAAATTAAACAATACGAAAATAACCTAAATTAA
- a CDS encoding sensor histidine kinase, with protein MKKGLFSQMIATYTIIIAVSFIIVSGLLSVWFESYYFQQREDELHRGATLIKPVAVNYMQGGMSYDFLNDTLEHFEHYFNSNILLVNKYGYVYAVSDMKSSSKLLDKQILNEDIDKLRKGNIIVRKDVYGGNFNLPVHTYIVPISDNSNGFEGAIMMNTSLSEIKKPLIKVYYIIWALAIFAIIIACIVIYHLSQKIIVNPLGKINYAARKIANGDIEKRVEIKSEDEIGELANSFNYMADSIAKVEKNRREFISNVSHEIRSPITSIKGFIGGILDGVIPKEKERYYLSLAYDETQRLTRLVNDLLDLSAIESGQLTLNITKININEIIRRTVIKFEPKINEKKLIVDVCFNEDELYAMGDMDRIMQVVTNLIDNAIKYVIEEGKISIETKIKGDKIFVSIYNESKPLSEDALKHIWDRFYKKDKSRTSKVSTGLGLPIVQSILTEHGEDIWVKNVKDTGVEFTFTLTKATN; from the coding sequence ATGAAAAAAGGACTATTTTCTCAGATGATAGCAACTTATACAATTATCATAGCTGTAAGTTTTATTATTGTTTCAGGACTTTTATCCGTTTGGTTTGAATCCTATTATTTTCAGCAAAGAGAAGATGAGCTCCATAGAGGTGCCACACTTATAAAGCCCGTAGCAGTAAATTATATGCAAGGCGGAATGTCCTATGATTTTTTAAATGATACATTAGAGCATTTTGAACATTATTTTAATTCTAATATACTTTTAGTAAATAAATATGGATATGTATACGCAGTATCTGATATGAAAAGTAGTAGTAAGTTATTAGATAAGCAAATTTTAAATGAAGATATTGATAAGCTAAGAAAGGGAAATATTATTGTAAGAAAGGATGTTTATGGAGGTAACTTTAATCTTCCTGTTCACACATATATTGTTCCAATTTCAGATAATAGTAATGGATTTGAAGGGGCTATAATGATGAACACATCTTTATCTGAAATAAAAAAGCCTCTTATAAAAGTATATTATATAATATGGGCTTTGGCTATATTTGCCATAATTATAGCTTGCATTGTAATATATCATTTATCACAAAAGATCATAGTAAATCCTCTTGGCAAAATAAATTATGCAGCTAGGAAGATAGCCAATGGAGATATAGAAAAAAGGGTAGAAATTAAATCTGAAGATGAAATTGGAGAACTTGCCAATTCTTTTAATTATATGGCAGATTCCATAGCTAAGGTTGAAAAAAATAGGAGAGAGTTTATTTCCAATGTATCCCATGAAATAAGATCTCCAATAACTTCAATAAAAGGATTTATCGGAGGAATTTTAGATGGAGTTATACCTAAAGAAAAGGAAAGATATTATCTATCCTTAGCTTATGATGAGACACAGAGACTTACGAGACTAGTGAATGATTTGCTAGATTTATCCGCTATAGAATCTGGTCAATTGACTTTAAATATAACTAAGATTAATATTAATGAGATAATAAGACGCACTGTTATAAAATTTGAACCTAAAATAAATGAAAAAAAGTTGATAGTTGATGTGTGTTTTAATGAAGATGAATTATATGCTATGGGAGATATGGATAGAATAATGCAAGTGGTAACAAATTTAATTGATAATGCTATCAAGTATGTGATTGAAGAAGGTAAAATTAGCATTGAAACAAAGATAAAAGGAGATAAGATTTTTGTTTCAATCTATAATGAAAGTAAGCCTTTATCAGAAGATGCTTTGAAGCATATTTGGGATAGGTTTTATAAAAAAGACAAATCTAGAACTTCAAAGGTTAGTACAGGTCTTGGTCTTCCTATAGTTCAAAGCATACTTACGGAGCATGGAGAAGATATATGGGTAAAAAATGTGAAGGATACAGGAGTTGAATTTACATTTACATTAACAAAGGCAACTAATTAG
- the spoVT gene encoding stage V sporulation protein T: protein MKATGIVRRIDDLGRVVIPKEIRRTLRIREGDPLEIFTDREGGVILKKYSPIGELSDFSKEYAESLNASIGHIVLIADKDSIISVSGGTKKEYLEKRVSDELEKIMNDRKVVNINREDNKAIPLIEDEEAEGKYSAQIVYPIIAEGDSIGAVIIMSKEEGVTFGEIEEKLGETASLFLGKQMEQ from the coding sequence ATGAAAGCAACTGGTATTGTCAGACGTATAGATGATCTTGGAAGAGTTGTAATACCAAAAGAAATAAGGAGAACTTTGAGAATTAGAGAAGGTGATCCTCTCGAAATATTTACAGATAGAGAAGGAGGTGTAATATTAAAAAAATATTCACCAATTGGTGAATTAAGTGATTTTTCAAAAGAGTATGCAGAATCTTTAAATGCATCAATTGGGCATATAGTTCTTATAGCTGATAAAGATAGTATTATTTCTGTAAGTGGTGGAACTAAAAAAGAATACTTAGAAAAACGTGTTAGCGATGAATTAGAAAAAATTATGAATGATAGAAAAGTTGTTAATATTAATAGAGAAGATAATAAGGCAATACCATTAATAGAAGATGAAGAAGCTGAAGGAAAATATTCTGCACAAATAGTTTATCCTATAATAGCTGAAGGAGATTCTATTGGGGCAGTAATAATAATGTCTAAGGAAGAAGGAGTAACTTTCGGAGAAATAGAAGAGAAGTTAGGAGAAACAGCTTCTTTATTTTTAGGAAAACAGATGGAACAATAA